The genomic segment tccgtcgcctcctccgGGGTAcgcccggtgcagcgcgccattgggggggagggttctgtgacgcccactccgtccgctcctcgtgtgtgccacgccccctaattacccacatgtgattccctgattgtgcccagtcacgtcatgttcttttctgattagttccctgtatttaagtctctgttgtacactaacccgttgtctgtcattgatgttacccggTGTTTGTCGACCTGTCCGGAATAAACCCCTGTCTGCCCCAATTTCTGCCTCCTGCCTGTTCCTGATCGCTCTCGCTGCTGAGCGATCTCCCGTCCGGCACGTAGCGTGACAGTTTGCTTCCAGCTATTCAAttaaattcagtttatttttatatagtgcctttcacgaCAAAATCTTCCAAGTCGCCTTACATGGGTATGTTGTGATACTGTACAACATCATTAAGCTATGTGGAGCCATCAAGTGAGATCATTACCTGCAAGGTGACAGGTTGGGATCAGCTGCAGAGTGCTTTAGGTAAGAAGCAGAGCTTTGCAGTGGACACTGGCTTCGTATGTATGATCTGTTTACTTCAGCCATAAACTTAAGCATGAGAACCTCTCATTCTTGTACtttcttttacatttatttattattagtattaattTGTATAGTTATGGCTATACGAGGCACCCAAGAAAGATTTGGCTGAATAAAAATCTTCCAATATACTGAAAATATTACTTCAATAAGGCAGAAGTTAACTCGACACACTGATCCCACCTTTCCAACTAAAAGTCCAACTGTACTTAAATTCCCCCACAATTAATTTCACCAAGTTCCCCACAATAAGTATCATCAAATGGCTACTGCACTGCTACTGGTAAAGTTGAGTAGGGGAGCTAACGACAAAAAATATATACGCATAAACTTTATTTGAGAATATTTATAAAATCATGTCCGGTACAATGTTTCTAGGAAGTTTGAAGAATTTCCATGCAATGCATTTAGATGCCTTAGATGGCTTTGTTACAAGATGGCGACTGCAGCCACATACTCTTTGCGCTCTGCTGCTGTCTGTCACTCCAGTTTCACTTTTGGGGTTATTTTTCATCAGGTCTACCAGGTGTAGAATTTCAGCTGTATATTTGCATCCATATCATGTTTTGTGTAAAGTACTAATGAGATTCAGTACAGATTGATAAGATCATAAGTTCATATGATCAAGTATCAgtctcttttcactctggcagcGTTGTTGCAATTTTGGTGCAATTTACCTCAAAATTTGAACAGATCCAGATCTTCACCCATAACATGCATGCACAAAGGTTGAAAAAGATCTGTCAAATACTCTTTGAGTTATCATGCTATAACTATCAAGTGCCACAACTGCCTGTGTCTTTGACGTCACTATGAACTGTGCTACTTCAATTTTGGTGCAATTTGCCTCAAAATTTGAATAGGTTAAGATCTTCACCCTTATAATATGTCTACAAAGGTTGTCAAAGAtctgtcaaatactttttgagttgttGCAATAACAAGATCAAGTGTCTGAGGCTGTCCATTTGTGGGCACACGTCCacaagtaattttatttttaaaataagaatGTAGAAACGTTTAGCTTTTTTCAGGTAGTTGAACGGAAATGCAAAGCAAACGCTATCTGATCCGTATCACAAGGCATTTGCCCCGTGCTTTGTCATTCCCGCACTTTGCACGAAAgttatgcatgtttttttttttacataaaatcATATATAAAGGGAGCCTAACAAAAAAGTTATGTCAACCGAAtgcagcaaacaaacaaaataatcaaCCATAAATTTAATTAAACGGAAACAACAATAGCAAAGCAATAAAATACAGAGATATCCCGCAGTAAAGTATCACGTGTTCATCACCAGTATATCCCATTGCAGCCATCGTCggtccacaaaaaaaaaaaaattatgtccgTAAGCAAATCATGTACATTTCCTATGAAAACGAGAATTTCCAAATTCACGTGACCCTCCTCTCTTGTGATCAGACGAGCTTTTTTCCATTCAATTCCAGCAACAGCTCCAGTTAACAGCCGAGCACccggtgcagaatggctgggcTTTCGGCTTCTCATGGAAACCGGCGCATCCTTATATGTTATTGGATCTGCGCGCCCCATATACCATCACACATATTCCTATAGTGACCCTAAAATCGCATGCTTATGAAGAACTACCAGCAAAAGTGTTACGATCCGAATAAACGGCTCCCATACAAATGAACAAGATTCGTCATTAAATATCCTAAGACTAAACCAGCACCCAGAACCGCTCCCGTTACAGCCCACGGTTCCGACAGTGACTGTcactatgcatgtaaaaaaagaTGCATTTTCATCCTCCCATCTCAAACGGTGTTGACTAACCATCCCCAATTCATTTTGCCAATCCCCGCGATTGCGGCGTGATTTAAAGACATTTGACAAGACGCCACTCCCTGCCAGACCAAGACGGCGGCGATACTATGAGATCGGGGTCGCTTGTTGTTGACTACGGCTGCGGCAAGGAAATATATCACATCCCCCGAAAAGAAGGCAGATCTGCGCGCAGCTCGAAGCCTGTCTGCCCGACACCGCGGGGCGGCTGCTGCAGCAAACAGCGGCGATGCGGCTTTTATTTTAACGGGAATCGGTCCTAACGGAGGACGGTGAGTATCGGGACGCGCATCCGGGGAGGAACCTTATTAATCTCGCAGTCTATTACCCAGATTTCTTTAGCTAATTTAAAATGCGCATTGTTGGATTTGTGCTCGTGTCTTGTGGATGGagattggggggcggggggtggggggggggttggacggGGTAATGATGTATTCTGTATTCCTGCATTAGTATCTTTTTCTTACTGCTGCCTTGCATTTCTTCATTTTACgcgactgctttatttttttttttactgattcCCCGCATAGCTGGAAACGGGATCACCGACGTCCTTACGGGTTATAGCCGATCGTATTAACGGGGGCTGCAGGTAAATTACTGTATTAGTATTCGTTGTTGCGCCGAGAATGTTTCAGCTGGCATTACCGTTACCGTTCAGGATGTTAAGGTAAAATGTAGTGATCAAAGGTGAAGAAATGACATTTCATAAAACGTTACCCTTCAAAAATTCGTACAGCATAAAAAATGACCTTCATTACTCGCGGAAATGTGTCTATTTTTCAATTGCGCGATTCATAACActatttcacacacacacacacatacatgtatatatatatatatatatatatgtgtgtgtgtgtgtgtgtatatatatatatatatatatgtgtgtgtgtgtgtgtgtatatatatatatatatatatatatatgtgtgtgtgtgtgtgtgtgtgtatatatatatatatatatatatatatatatatatatatatacacggcAGTAACGTTAGCGTTCATTTATATCATGAATAACTCATATGTAACGTGTTGTGTTTTTTCTGAATAGAATAGCAGCAGTAACATTGAAATTGAAATTGTGTACATTTACTGGGTGATGGGCGTTGTGTTACAGGGGCCTTACACATCATGATTCCTTGATAGGTGTCAAGAGAATTTTTTtgtggacacccccccccccacacacacacacacaaacacacacaccaatccATCTATCTTTACCTTCCTTATTTTGTAGTATGGAAGTCAAAATGGTGTGTATTAGGTCATCAGGATCCCTCCTCCTAGCTGCCGGTAAATCTGTAAATGTCCTCTTAGGAACAAGGCAGTTTCCTTGTCATTTCCCCACTGCTTGATGTGTTTTAATGAAATTGTATTTCCCAATGGAATGAAAtaggattcagtataaatgtaacaatcaCACAAGGTCGCTTGCttttctgcattgtgttttggtgaAATGCTGGTGGTTATTATTAACCAGCTAATAAACTGTGAACTGGTGTTATAATTTGCATGCATTTGTGAATGTAATTCATGTTTGCCACCTTAAATGGAAAGACGatgccagtcaaaagtttggacacacttgCTGAAAGTATTGTTTTGTGAACAATGAAAGCGGTGGAGTTCTGTGAGAGATGACCAGTCCCccacaacccctcccccccccccccccccccaccagaaccCTGTACAGCTGGCTTTGGATGAGTTGGATTGAAGAGTAAGAGCAGGGTAGCCAACATTTACCccgaacttgtggaaactccttcaggacgtTAGAGAAGCGTCTCAGGTGGCTACATGTGGGAGCTGGTTGAAGGAACGACAAGAGTCTGCAATGCTGCCATCGAAGCCAAAGGGGGTGGTCTTTCATTTCAGaaaattttgagatgttgaGCCACTTTTCTTGGTCGTTGTAATGTATTACTTCATTACCTTATggccttttactataatgtGAACAACATTGGCTAAAATAGAGAAAAATGCAGTTATAAGCAGGAGTGTCCAGGCTAGTGACTGGTGCTGAATAATACGTATGTTTTACATTGTGAACTTGTAAGATGTGTATTCTGTTTGGTTTATGAATCCACATATACCCAGGTACCATAAATCTTTGTCGGGAAAGAGCAGAAAAATCCTGTATTCAAATCCTGTATTCAGCACACTGTCTCCTGTTTCACCTTGTAGAGTTTCTATATatggaagcgcacttgtaattgaaagattgcaggttcgaatccccgaccaccATTGacataccctgagcaaggtaccgcccccccaAGCACGGCTCCCCAggagctgaattagctgccccctgctatgtcacgatgtcacatatgggttagatgcagaggacacattttgttgttgtgtgctgtggcgtgtcagCAATGACCACTGGTCACCAAATTCGATATATTTGTTTAAGCACTAAGTTATCACTGGGCTCCTTCATGTCTGAGTAGAACACAGGAGTGACACTTTCCCTCGGACTTTTGCTTCTACGAAACGCGTTAAATTGTACGGACCACAGAACAAGGGTGGCGGGATTTCAGGGCAGGATTGGGGGAGTCCTAATCTTTTGACAAAAAAATGCTATTTAGTCTTATTttagttattgttttttttagctTCTGGCTCCAtctatgtatccatccatccaaccatcagtCATACTCAGTACTGTGCACAGACCTTTTTGTGTGATCATTGAAAAGTGGCACTAAGAttcgagagctgggagggaccaaaaatgtggaccattgtggttccccgaggaccggattgagaaatGCTGTCTTAGGACTGTGAAAGGAACCCGGATCAGCCGGAGGAATCTACACGACTTGAGGAGGTCATGCAAAGTCTGCCTGCAGAGAGCAGCCCAGAGGTGTCGCTCAATGGGCCAGTGTGACCTCCACGCCTGTGCATGCCCACATTAGCGTGTGGATCTGGGTCCATTTGATAGGACCGGGCATCGTGGACCAGATCATGACGTGTGAAAATTTTACATGCCTCAAAAATGCGTGGGGGTGAGTGATAATATTTGCCGAAGGGGGAATACGACGTGTGTATGCAAATACTGGACAAACCATGTATTTTCAGGATAGTTGGCAGCTCGACCTCCAGCGTTCTGTGGCCTGCTTGGCAAACCCGACCTCAGAGGGTGAGATCAACTCATTTCCTTTCTGCTCTACAGAGCTAGGagatactgggggggggggggggtgtgactgACCCAGATCCAGACACCCTTTGGTCGGAGAAAGGGTGCAGGAGCACTACAGTCGAGGTTAAAATGTAACGATGTAAGTAAGAAGCTCTGAATCACGCAGTGCACAGGCTGCAGTGCACGTGCTGCAGTACACGGGCTGCAGTGCAGTTCTCTCAGGGACTTTGGAAGAAGTGGTTCATTTTTACAGGGTAGCTAGCAGCTTTCGGAGCTGTTCACACCTGTCGGTTGCAGCCTCCATCTGGACACTGGAAACAGGGTAAAGATGGAGGAGGAGGGCTGGCTCTGTGTACCTTTCTGTTCTGCTCCCGTTGTTTAActatttttttggttttttgtcCTTTGGAAAAATGTTCACTTCTAGGTTACAGTTTAGATAAATGCACGTGTTTGTCCAGCTCCAGGGTGCTGAGCAGAATGCAGTGTACAAGGGTGCTGAGCAGAATGCAGTGTACAAGAGTGCTGAGCAGAATGCAGTGTACAAGAGTGCTGAGCAGAATGCAGTGTACAAGTGTGCTGAGCAGAATGCCGTGTACAAGttcccatccatctattttctgtaactgcttgtcctgttcaAGATCACAGGGGGTCCTGAGCCtgtgggcacaaagcagggaacaacccagggtggggggccacCGCTTGTGCCTCCTGTCCCCCTAAATGttcttctgttttctgttaAAGGGAAGAGGATGAGCCTGGACTCCCGCTGGAGACCCAGTGAGGTGACTTGTGACATCAGGGTGAAGGCTTTGCGATGACACTGCTCTGAACTGGGTGACTGAGCTCAGCAGCACAGCTCTTAATGTGGCCGGTGGCCCCATCGTTTTGCATTGATGTCAGATAATTACTGTCACCCAGGAGAACCCTCGGATTAAATTAATTTGCATCACTTCAAGAGGCATAGAATTCGTCTGCTTTTTTGCTATCTGGATTTTTGCAGTCTCAAGTTTCAGGTAAGTACTTCTTATATAGCTGGATCCATATCTGCTTAATACTTGTTAGCTTCATGTTAATTGTAAGCCAGATGTGACAGGAATCAAATCAGTGGttatttgggaaaaaaaagctaATTCTGAAAATGACACAGGGTTGTCAGGGAGGGCTGTTTCTCTCTCTTCTCCAGTTTCTCTAGTGCGGGTCTCACACCTAAGACGTACTGCTGAATTACTTAATTGTGAATTTTTGTTTGTCGGTGTGGCTATCCTGCTGCTTAATCCCATAGCTTGGTATAATACCATATAATCCGCCTCGTATTTCAAATACAAAGAGAGGTGCTGAATCACGGAGGCCTGAACAGTTATGTGGCTGACAGCACCGTGACGTTTAACGTACTTACACCTGTGGCCGGTGGCTCGAAGTCATTAAAGTTACAACAAAATATTTGAGTGATACGGATGACACCCTTTGCTAGAATTAAATTTGATATAAACGTTCACAGGAAAAGCTTTATTCATTGAAAAAGGTTTCTTTCTGCTTTCGTAGGACAAAGTATGTCATCTGCATCCTTCCACGGAATTCTACGCCCGCTTGTGATCGCCATCTTTGTTTTGGGTTCTTTCGtcactttgttttttatgtatttCAAACCGTCGACCAACTGGCTCTCAGGCCCAATTGAATCCGCGACATCAGCTCTTAAGGTGAAGAATCTCTTTTCTGCAAAGAAGGAGCTGAATCGCACCATTATTTTGATCTGGCTGTGGCCATTTGGTCAGACCTACGATTTAAGTTCTTGCACTTTATTCAACATTGAGGGATGTTACTTAACGGCCGATAGGAACTTGTACAACAAGTCCGATGGGGTCATCATCCACCACCGAGACATAAGCAGTGATTTTTCAAACCTGCCATTAACACAGCGTCCATCTTTCCAGAAGTGGGTGTGGATGAATCTTGAGTCACCATCACACTcaccaaaaatccctggaattgaGAACCTGTTCAATTTAACTTTGAACTACAGGCGAGATGCCGATATTGAGGTTCCGTATGGGTCTGTTGTGTCAACGCCGGAAGATGAAACCTTTGTACTACCAAACAAGAATAAGTTAGTTTGTTGGATTGTAAGCAATTGGAATCCGGAACATACCAGAGTGAAGTACTACAATGAGCTGTACCAGCATATTGAGATACACACATATGGACAAGCCTTTGGGGAATATATTGGTGAGAAAGACTTTTTCCCCACAATTGCCAGTTGCAAATTCTATCTGTCATTTGAGAATTCAATACACAAAGACTATATCACTGAAAAACTGTACAACCCACTCTCTGTGGGCTCGGTGCCAATCGTTCTTGGACCGTCAAGGCAAAATTATGAAAACTTTGTTCCTGGAAGTGCCTTTATACACGTGGATGATTTTCTTTCCCCAAAAGAGTTGGCGGACCATATCTTACTGCTGGACAAGAACGAAGACATGTACCTACAGTTCTTTGAGTGGCGTAAGCACTTTAAGGTAAAGATGTCATACTTCTGGGCAGAGCACACGTGTCGTGCCTGTGATTACATCAGCAAACACAAGGAATACAAGGCATGCAATAACCTTGACACCTGGTACTGGGGGTGAATTCTCAGATTTGAAACAAGAAGGTTCTATTGTTGGGATCAAAGTTATGCTGGTTTATGGTGCGACTGCTGGAGAGAAGAACATTAGAAGCAAGATATAAAATGGaagaaatgcattatgggaaaaaagTGGCTTATGGGGGGTCTGCTTTTGTAAAAAacaaaagatatatatatatatatacatggacAAGTTAAATTCCCTTGAATATCACACCATAAAGAAGGTTTGACTCCAACAACATGAACATTTGCCACCTTTCTCCATTTCAGGATGCCAACAAGCTCTTCATTTTAGGGCTACGGACCACAAACTAACATAAACACAGATATTTACCCACTGAATAGACGTCATTGTATTACCCTGAAATGTGCAAATTCCAGCAAACATTTAGTGAATTCATTTACTGTAAGAGACATTTCAATTTAAACATTTTCAAGAAAACCCTATCCTTGGTCTAAATCAAAAGCATTTGTTTACGTCGTGACAAAACTCATGAGCAATCGGTTTAGTGTCACTTGTGTCGTACTGTATCATGTCTCATTGTATAAAGATGTGTAACCAACACAGAGATGCAACTGGTACCTTGTTTGATATTGTATCTTCAGATATTTCAAGGTTTAAAATGGAAAAACCATATTGTTTTGACAAATTATGACTATTTTTCACGGGAGATTAGTTATTTTACAAAGAATATATATGGTAAATGTGAAGtgagaaaacacaaaaatagtGATTTAGGTGAAAAACCGCAAAGGATATTTAATGGCGAAGATGCAAATTATATCATATACTGTGAATTGTATTGCACTGTGGGAGAACGTTCAAGCTGAAGTAATGTGAAACGTATGAGTCTTTGAATGTTCAGACGGTCAAACAAAGCAGAAGAACCTGCATGTGTCACATGATAGCGGATAACTAGAGGTGAGAAATGCCTTTATTTAGCTTATATTTGTTCATTCTGTTGCCTCTGAAGACATTATGACACTGGTTAGGTTGCACTTGCATTTTCTCAAAGCCTGATCCATAATGATCTATTTCTATGGTTGTCTAGATAGTTTACTTCATACTGCTGTGTAaagcaatttcattttcatgttGAGAGATTCCTATAATATTGAGAAACTTAATTATATAGGCTGTGGACACTCTTCCACACCTACCTCCATGAAAAACCTACATGCATAGCTTAGAGTAGGGGACCTTTACTGTGTTATTGGATTTGAAATAGTCCCAAATTTACTCAAATCAATGACATAGTTCGCTGTTAACTAATAAGAAATTTCTCAAGAGCTACTTTGTACTACTGTAGAAACACTGTAAATTTGGTGGTCAttaaaattcacattttgcatgCTAAATGAAATTCTGCATTTTAGTAAAAGATAAAGTGAAGATTGTGAAGGTTTGGGTACAAGTCTGTATGTCACTGGGGATGAAAGTCACATAGCATTACATTTGTAGAGCCTGTTGCAATAAGATACCTGACATCAGTCATTCTATGCAGAGACATTTTGTTTTCAAAATATATAAACATGTTTTTTCCACTTAGTGTCGAACACAATGATGTTTAGCTACATTTGTAAGAAGGTTActtgttgttattttcatgaCATCACTAGCATGGTGGTCCTTCATATAACAGATGTTCATTAATgttcattattaaaaaaataaacttatTCATCAGGATAACTAGCATGAGAATCTGACTGAAATCATTagttttaaatatctgattgtgAGAAGTAACAAAACATACATTAGACATGCGTATAGACTTTGGTGGAACTTACTGAAAATAGAACGATTTTTATTAAATCTATTCACCACAGTTTCACAAGCAGCAGTTCAATGTTGGGCAAAACATGGTAAACATGCATCACAAAGTATTTCTTAGACAGTTTCTGGTTTCATCTTGAGCtggtaaataataaataattctgAATAAACATCTGTGCACTTTTATACTACAAGCAATTATTGAAGATAATATGACACCCAGACTCGAAAATACCCAGAAATGAAATCGTTTTACTCTCTTAACACGTGCATTCGGATTAATCCGAGGATTCTCCTGGGTGACAGTCTCTTAACATGTAAAGCagaaataaatacacaaataaatgattaaataaacaataaaaaattagCTACTCTCCATGATTGTGGTTTCTAATCCAAATACAAGGATTTGGATTAGATTTCAACTTCAACATGAAATTTCTGCTGAAGCACATTTGTCCtattataattaatataaatgtatagtTTTCTATTGTTATAGCACAATAAAATCAGGACAGTCTTCGTAACCAATATTTCATGTGGAAAAGGAGAGCTCTAAAATGTCGCTTTTCTTTAAATAAGCAAGCCAAACTAAATTATAGgtgaaatataaaatacagaaaatgatcCCTTCTATAAATATATCGGCCTCTCACTTCTCTTATGAAACTGCCAGcgattggatgtttttttttttgtctgtttatTCTCTGTAAGTCATGGGCACTTCAGGTCAAtgtgtgaaaatgatgctgaaaCCACTAACAGTTACACCACATCCATGGCCATTTTAACACAGCAGCTCTGTGCGCTGCTTTCTGTGTATGCAGCTACAGCTACAGGAGCGGACGGTTAACGTTTAAATGGCCCCctcccgcccctccccccccaggggcAAATTCCCAGGCTACTTTCTGTTGCCAGTCTGCCCCTGGATCCATTGGGTAGTAATGTTGTCATCTACAGTGCCTGCACTGGGAACAATGGAATCATCTCCTCAGTTACTGTTATTATTGCTTACAGTCCTACACCAAGAATCTCACATGATGATTTAGTCTGTTTCAAAATCTTTAATCATTTTGTGGGCAAAGTCATGTAGCCATCCGCCTGCTGGGGGGCAACAAGCAAACCCAAAATACTGGAGGTATGACACCCCCCACTGAATCACTGTGCCAGACAATCATTCTATGGAACATCCGTGCACCAGGAACAGGCCAGAAGTCTACGTGTAGCAGGTTTGCCATCCTAAAGAGTTCACAATGTTTTGTGATGTTATCCAAGGAGCACACTTTGTTGGTGGGACCGTAATACGTGTGTGAATGTCAGAATCATGTAAAGTCGGGTCGTATTAAATTTTATTAGTGTAAATTTGTCCGACAATATTGTAAATACAACAGCCAATacgctttctttttttttttttttttttttttttacagtatttaAGTTTGGAGTATCGTTTGTCCCTCTTAGTCTTTGGTCACGGTTCAAACCAAAATAAAGCCATTTGTAAATGACATCCTATTGatataaaatacatttgtggATATGGAGCAGAAATTTGTAAAGCGGACAAACTCCATGTACAGTATATCAAGTGTAAAATGGGTAAATATGCATCATCTTAAATCCAGATGcgttgctttttttaaaaaaaatatttagtgCTGTAATTTGCAGCAGGCGTCACGCTTTACCGTTGTGAAAATGGTTTCACCAGCAGTTTTTATTTAATTGAAATTAATAATAGTTATAACTGGAGGTGACAAGAAGGAAACCATGTTTGAAGTATAAACAGAATATTATCCAAATAGGGCAATATTTCtgtgataaaaataaataattgtaattTAATGCTTTAGTTTTCAGTTTGAACTCATcttcaaatattaataaaatggatATATGCAATTAATTTCTGTTGGTGCCTGTATTCTTAGTTGAATTTGTATGAATTGAATGATTCAGTTCATAATTAACAAAAGTAAAAGTAGTCATGCACAAcattagggaaaaaaaatattttcaaatgtCATCACCCTGTGAAACCAACTATACAAAaagaatgtgtttttgtaacccATGAGCAGAGTGTGCAAGGGTTTCAATTGAGAACTTTTTCTTATTTCGTAttatacatgaacatctgaGCAAAAAATTACAATGTAAGGTTATTGTTTACAATAGCTTAATTTCTGTAGTTAGCTTGTTGTGGTACTTTGCAGGAATTCATGTGTTATTTCCTACAGGTTGGAAATTGTAGCACAGTGTTCGCCCAATCATTTTGCTCTGTCAAAAATATTGTAATTGTTTATCAATAAAATGGACTAACCGAAGTGTGGTCTTGTTGTATAAATAGCGTAAAACCTCAAACCCTGTGCAATGAGTAAACAATAATGGCCTGATGAGTCAGCTATCACCCATTGTCATCCATCTGACTGGATTTACGTTCGTACAAAGCCAAAGGGGACTGTTAGCCTACACTGACTAATGTATTGGACAGCCATCTCATAGGCATCATTAGGGCTAATGATTGCTCTGAATGCTTCAATAATAGCCGAAGAATATGCAGATGATTTACAGGATAAGACACACTCTATTGTGGATGCAACGTTCCCCCATGATATTCCTCTAGTCTGAGATAACGGTGTCCCCCACCATAGACACTGCTAAACAAATTCACGAGTGATTTCACTAACACAAGGATGAGGTCAAGTACCATCCATGGTCTCACCAACCACCAGGCTGAATCTTTCATGGGAGGTTCTGGAGAGCATTTTTAGTAGATTTCCGCATCCTTCACCCCTCAAAAGACGGTAAGCTTTTCTTTCTGAAGAATGGTACAATATCctattacacacattgcagggcTTGTGAGACAACGTCCACAGAGGGATGAAAGCAGCTTTGAAGGAATGGGGAGGCCATATTCTTTATTAGATAACAAATAATGAAAGTGCCTGTTCGTGCATTTCTAAGGCTGTCCTTAAAGAGAAGCAGTGGCATTATTCAGCGTCGTTTACAGCACAGGTTcccaaacacaaataaaaagagTTTAGAGGCTCTAAGTATCTTCTCAAATGGTATGATACCATTGGTATGGTACGAATGGTATGAACATCTTCAATTTTAGGTTATAAAGCAAGCTACTGAACCAAGAACAATCCAAATACCCATAGATGAAGATTCCGGTCATGAAGATTTAAGAACTGAATCTACAGCCTGTATTAAGCTGACTTGCTTATTCGTTTATTGATGAAGAATGCTAGAAACATGTCAAGAAATTGTCAGATACGGCGCAAATGGGGTTAGCAGTCACCGAAGCCCCAGGCAGATCTTAATACCACCTGCCTCGGTGCATACATCGTTGAGTTGGATATCTGGTAATGCGGGTGTTTTTCCAAACGCGTTTTTCATAAGTTAGTTCCATCCTGCGACCCGTACAACGCTGGGTTTTTGTTGACGTGTGTCTTTTGGCTACGCAGTTAGGCGGCTACCTACGTAAAATAGTAAAGTGTAAAGTGAAtattattgcattattattCTTAACTGCAATGGCAGCCGACTGGGAAGAAATAAGACGTTTAGCAGCAGACTTTCAGAGAGCGCAGTTTGCAGATACGATTCAGAGGTAACTGCACTGAGATATGGCTAGTTGGCTAACTGGGAACACTAAATGGATTTGACTAAATTTCAGTTTGACTGTACTTATATCATGTGATGTTGTAATTTTCTCCAAGATCCCGTTTGTTCCGTTACATTGTCTCTCTAATAAGATCTATTATGTGCgtgatttatattttattttaacttgAAACATGCCGGGATGT from the Brienomyrus brachyistius isolate T26 chromosome 19, BBRACH_0.4, whole genome shotgun sequence genome contains:
- the fut9a gene encoding 4-galactosyl-N-acetylglucosaminide 3-alpha-L-fucosyltransferase 9, with amino-acid sequence MSSASFHGILRPLVIAIFVLGSFVTLFFMYFKPSTNWLSGPIESATSALKVKNLFSAKKELNRTIILIWLWPFGQTYDLSSCTLFNIEGCYLTADRNLYNKSDGVIIHHRDISSDFSNLPLTQRPSFQKWVWMNLESPSHSPKIPGIENLFNLTLNYRRDADIEVPYGSVVSTPEDETFVLPNKNKLVCWIVSNWNPEHTRVKYYNELYQHIEIHTYGQAFGEYIGEKDFFPTIASCKFYLSFENSIHKDYITEKLYNPLSVGSVPIVLGPSRQNYENFVPGSAFIHVDDFLSPKELADHILLLDKNEDMYLQFFEWRKHFKVKMSYFWAEHTCRACDYISKHKEYKACNNLDTWYWG